One Thermococcus sp. DNA window includes the following coding sequences:
- a CDS encoding Ldh family oxidoreductase, whose protein sequence is MTSYEKGSPDGDYVRVPKERLFSFVSRVLESIGIPKEDAKIVADNLVMADLRGVESHGVQRLRRYVDGIRSGGVNVHPRIRVLREGPSYALVDGDEGLGQVVGRLAMELAIEKAEKSGIGVVAVRNSNHYGIAGYYSLMAAERDMIGISMTNSRPLVAPTGSVERFLGTNPISVAAPTRGRPFLLDMATSIVPIGKLEVYRRKGEPIPEGWAINGEGRLTTDVKDVFSNGALLPLGGLGELLGGHKGYGLSLMVDVLTGVLSGGTWSRHVGNTEERNSEVDHFFMAIKIENFTPVEEFKSRMESMISELKALKKHPRFERIWVHGEKGFLTMETRLKLGIPIYLGVLRELNRIGMETGAGKLMEEGG, encoded by the coding sequence ATGACTTCCTATGAGAAGGGTTCCCCGGATGGGGATTACGTGAGGGTTCCAAAGGAAAGACTCTTCTCGTTCGTGAGCCGTGTGCTCGAGAGTATCGGTATCCCGAAGGAAGACGCCAAAATCGTTGCAGACAACCTAGTGATGGCAGATCTCAGGGGTGTTGAGAGCCACGGGGTCCAGAGGCTTAGACGATATGTGGACGGGATAAGGAGTGGCGGTGTTAACGTTCACCCAAGAATACGGGTTTTGAGAGAAGGACCGAGTTACGCCCTAGTGGACGGAGATGAAGGACTCGGACAGGTTGTGGGCAGGCTCGCAATGGAGCTCGCCATTGAAAAGGCCGAAAAATCCGGAATAGGAGTAGTCGCCGTAAGGAACAGCAATCACTACGGGATAGCGGGCTACTACTCCCTCATGGCCGCAGAGAGGGATATGATAGGAATCAGCATGACGAACTCCCGTCCCCTCGTTGCACCCACCGGAAGCGTCGAGAGATTCCTCGGCACGAACCCAATCTCAGTAGCGGCCCCCACCCGTGGAAGACCGTTTCTCCTGGATATGGCAACGAGCATTGTCCCCATAGGGAAACTCGAGGTCTACAGGAGGAAGGGGGAACCCATCCCAGAGGGGTGGGCAATTAACGGGGAGGGGAGGTTAACAACGGACGTTAAGGATGTCTTCTCCAACGGCGCCCTGCTGCCCCTAGGGGGTCTAGGCGAGCTCCTCGGCGGCCACAAAGGATACGGACTCAGTCTCATGGTCGACGTTCTCACGGGCGTTCTAAGCGGCGGGACGTGGAGCAGACACGTGGGGAACACCGAAGAGCGAAACAGCGAGGTCGACCACTTCTTCATGGCGATAAAGATCGAGAACTTCACCCCGGTTGAGGAGTTTAAGTCGAGGATGGAATCCATGATATCCGAGCTAAAGGCATTGAAAAAACATCCGCGTTTTGAGAGGATATGGGTGCACGGGGAGAAAGGTTTCCTGACCATGGAGACGAGGCTCAAACTCGGCATCCCAATCTACTTGGGGGTCCTCAGGGAACTCAACAGGATAGGAATGGAAACAGGGGCCGGGAAGCTCATGGAAGAAGGCGGTTGA